From the Methylomonas sp. MK1 genome, one window contains:
- the rnr gene encoding ribonuclease R produces the protein MTSNTDQTADFNALVDPHAQREAEKYENPIPSRELILQLIQEAGKPLRRQQIAQQFALETPDALEALRRRLRAMERDGQLSFNSRQKYSLGSGDNTIAGRVLGHPEGFGFLKPDDGSEDLFLSPREMKPLMPNDRVIARVAGIDRRGRREAAVIEISERNTHQVVGRFFTEGRVAYVVPDNKKIAHEVLIAKEDVGHAKQGQIVVAEIIQQPSQHCQPLGRITEVLGAHMAPGMEIEMAIRSHDLPNQWPDQLLEEIKELTPQVPESAKQGREDIRKLPLVTIDGEDARDFDDAVYAQKTPKGWKLLVAIADVSHYVKVDTALDAEAKNRSTSVYFPEKVIPMLPEILSNGLCSLNPDVDRLCMVCELLINEEGNVLRSRFFEAVMRSHARLTYTEVAKMLVDGDQKLAKKHAALLPHLQTLYGLYKVMRNQRELRGAMDFDTQETKIVFGPERKIAEIVPLQRNDAHKLIEEFMITANTAAARFLNKKKMPRLLRIHDGPGPEKLLALKTFLGELGLFLGGKAQPTPLDYMHLLESVKERPDAHLIQTILLRSMSQAVYSPETKGHFGLALDAYAHFTSPIRRYPDLLVHRAIRHCLAGKSVDSFHYTHPDMVLLGEHCSANERRADDATRDVVSWLKCEYMMDKIGEEFDGVISAVTGFGFFVELQSIYVEGLVHIASLVQDYFAFDASKHQLYGERTGVRYRLGDMVKIRVVRVNLDDKKIDFELIQSGKKIAKTKSSSSRKKVAANSKTVKSDNDKKAPSKPKAKRRRRS, from the coding sequence ATGACATCAAATACCGATCAGACAGCTGATTTTAACGCACTCGTCGATCCGCACGCCCAGCGTGAGGCCGAAAAATACGAGAACCCCATACCCAGTCGCGAGCTGATCCTCCAGCTTATTCAAGAAGCCGGCAAGCCGTTACGCCGCCAACAAATCGCCCAACAATTTGCTCTGGAAACTCCCGATGCCTTGGAAGCGCTACGCCGCAGGCTGCGCGCCATGGAGCGTGACGGTCAGTTAAGTTTTAACAGCCGGCAAAAATATAGCCTGGGCTCCGGGGATAACACCATCGCCGGACGGGTGCTCGGCCATCCGGAAGGCTTCGGTTTCTTGAAACCCGATGACGGTAGCGAAGACTTGTTTTTGTCGCCGCGGGAAATGAAGCCGCTGATGCCAAATGACCGCGTAATCGCCCGGGTGGCCGGCATTGATAGACGTGGCCGCCGTGAAGCGGCAGTGATTGAAATCAGCGAACGCAATACGCATCAAGTGGTCGGCCGGTTTTTTACCGAGGGCCGCGTGGCTTATGTGGTGCCGGATAACAAAAAAATCGCTCACGAAGTGTTGATTGCCAAGGAAGACGTTGGTCATGCCAAGCAAGGTCAGATCGTGGTGGCCGAAATCATTCAGCAACCTAGCCAGCATTGCCAGCCTTTGGGCCGCATCACCGAAGTACTGGGCGCGCATATGGCACCTGGCATGGAAATCGAAATGGCGATTCGCTCGCACGATTTGCCTAATCAGTGGCCGGACCAGTTACTGGAAGAAATCAAGGAACTAACCCCACAAGTGCCCGAGTCCGCCAAGCAGGGTAGGGAAGATATTCGCAAGTTGCCCTTGGTAACCATAGATGGCGAAGATGCCCGAGATTTTGACGATGCCGTCTACGCGCAGAAAACCCCAAAAGGCTGGAAACTGTTGGTAGCGATTGCCGACGTCTCGCACTATGTAAAAGTCGATACCGCTTTGGATGCCGAAGCTAAAAATCGCAGTACCTCAGTATATTTTCCGGAAAAAGTGATACCGATGCTGCCGGAGATACTCTCCAACGGTTTGTGTTCATTGAACCCGGATGTGGATCGCTTATGCATGGTCTGCGAGTTGCTGATCAACGAAGAAGGGAATGTCCTGCGTTCGCGGTTTTTTGAAGCTGTGATGCGTTCTCATGCGCGTTTGACCTATACCGAAGTAGCAAAAATGCTGGTGGATGGGGATCAGAAACTGGCGAAAAAACATGCCGCTTTATTGCCGCATCTACAGACCTTATACGGCTTGTATAAAGTGATGCGCAATCAGCGTGAGTTGCGCGGGGCGATGGATTTCGACACTCAGGAGACCAAGATCGTCTTTGGGCCGGAGCGCAAAATCGCGGAAATAGTACCTCTGCAACGTAACGATGCCCATAAGTTGATCGAAGAATTTATGATCACCGCCAACACGGCAGCGGCGCGGTTTTTGAACAAGAAAAAAATGCCGCGCCTGCTGCGGATTCACGACGGCCCCGGCCCGGAAAAATTACTGGCGCTGAAAACCTTTCTCGGCGAACTGGGCTTATTTCTGGGCGGCAAGGCTCAACCCACGCCATTGGATTACATGCATCTGCTGGAGTCGGTAAAGGAGCGTCCCGACGCGCATTTGATTCAGACCATTTTGCTGCGCTCCATGTCGCAAGCCGTCTACAGCCCGGAAACCAAAGGCCATTTCGGTTTGGCGCTGGATGCTTATGCGCATTTCACCTCGCCGATCCGCCGCTACCCGGATTTGCTGGTGCATAGGGCGATTCGCCACTGTTTGGCAGGCAAATCGGTGGATAGTTTTCATTACACCCATCCCGATATGGTGTTGTTGGGCGAACATTGTTCGGCGAACGAGCGCCGCGCCGACGACGCCACCCGCGATGTGGTGAGCTGGCTGAAATGCGAATACATGATGGACAAAATCGGCGAAGAGTTCGACGGCGTAATTTCCGCTGTGACCGGTTTTGGGTTTTTCGTTGAATTACAATCGATTTACGTGGAAGGCTTGGTGCACATCGCCTCCTTGGTACAGGATTATTTTGCCTTCGACGCCAGCAAACACCAGTTATACGGCGAGCGCACCGGCGTGCGTTACCGCTTGGGCGATATGGTCAAAATTCGCGTGGTGCGGGTTAATCTGGACGACAAGAAAATCGATTTCGAGTTGATACAGTCGGGTAAGAAAATCGCCAAAACCAAGTCATCTTCCAGCCGTAAAAAAGTTGCAGCTAACAGCAAAACTGTTAAATCAGATAACGATAAAAAAGCCCCAAGTAAGCCAAAAGCCAAAAGACGCCGTCGCTCATGA
- the rlmB gene encoding 23S rRNA (guanosine(2251)-2'-O)-methyltransferase RlmB, with the protein MNLTQLFGIHAVQAALDYSPQKIRRAWIDSQRQDVRLKQVIDDLIKLGINPEKTERKKLEKMADGKNHQGIVVAVELPAMRSEDQLKHDVEALTTMPFYLVLDQVQDPHNLGACLRTADAVGAHGVIVTKDNAAGITPTVCKVASGAAETVPVYQVTNLARVLRWLKEQNIWIMGAAGEAEQTVFQTKLDMPLAVVMGTEGTGMRHLTRQHCDFLVKIPMAGQVESLNVSVAAGVLLYEVFRQKLLA; encoded by the coding sequence ATGAATTTAACCCAATTGTTTGGCATTCATGCGGTGCAGGCCGCGTTGGATTATTCGCCACAGAAAATTCGCCGTGCCTGGATCGATAGTCAAAGGCAGGATGTGCGTCTGAAGCAAGTGATTGACGATCTAATCAAGCTTGGCATCAATCCGGAAAAAACCGAGCGCAAAAAACTCGAAAAGATGGCCGACGGCAAAAATCACCAAGGCATTGTGGTGGCCGTGGAATTGCCGGCGATGCGCAGCGAAGACCAACTCAAGCACGATGTCGAAGCGCTAACCACTATGCCGTTTTATCTGGTGCTGGATCAAGTGCAAGATCCGCATAATCTCGGCGCTTGTCTACGCACTGCGGATGCAGTGGGCGCGCATGGCGTTATCGTTACCAAAGACAATGCCGCCGGGATTACGCCGACGGTTTGCAAAGTAGCCAGCGGCGCGGCGGAAACGGTGCCGGTGTATCAGGTTACCAATCTGGCCAGGGTGCTACGCTGGTTGAAAGAGCAGAATATCTGGATCATGGGCGCGGCCGGCGAAGCCGAGCAGACGGTGTTTCAGACGAAGCTGGATATGCCCCTGGCGGTGGTAATGGGTACGGAAGGTACCGGCATGCGCCATTTGACCCGTCAGCATTGTGATTTTCTGGTGAAGATTCCTATGGCTGGACAGGTGGAAAGCCTAAACGTATCGGTGGCGGCTGGCGTATTGTTGTACGAAGTGTTTCGGCAGAAACTGCTTGCTTAA
- a CDS encoding c-type cytochrome — protein sequence MKRIFYAAAALVASALNSIAHAEIDARAIAFNCRNCHAESSLDAKSSIPSLKNLSAQQIRQALLDFKYDKNPATLMPRLAKAYSDAELAAVAEFLSRN from the coding sequence ATGAAGCGAATTTTCTATGCGGCGGCGGCTCTAGTTGCTAGTGCGTTAAATTCTATTGCTCATGCCGAAATTGATGCACGAGCGATTGCCTTTAATTGCCGGAATTGTCACGCCGAGTCGAGCTTGGATGCCAAAAGCTCAATCCCTTCTTTAAAAAATTTATCCGCACAACAGATCCGGCAAGCCTTGCTGGATTTTAAATACGATAAAAACCCAGCCACATTGATGCCCCGTCTGGCTAAAGCTTATAGCGATGCTGAACTTGCGGCTGTTGCGGAATTCTTGAGTCGAAATTAA
- a CDS encoding NAD(P)/FAD-dependent oxidoreductase, translated as MAGLSRRRFLQGVAGLGAGVLSGCGGLPLRSGAKAHVVVVGGGFGGATAAKYLRLLDANIQVTLIEPKAKYVTCPGSNWLFAGLANLDQLTVDYQSLQDSYGVKLLVDRVSSLGAAQRLLRLVGGQSVTYDRLIMSPGIDFRWDAMAGYDQAAAEQFPHAWQAGPQTLLLARQLQAMPDGGVVLMVVPADPYRCPPGPYERASMMAYWLKQHKPRSKILILDAKRSFSKQALFEAGWAKHYGYGTANSLIEWHSLADNPLLELDKQNRMLTSEFGDSFRGDVLNIIPPQTAAQIALQQGLTDSTAWCPVRPLTGQSLFDEFIHVIGDSAHYAPIPKSAFAANSEAKACALAVTSLINQTPIAEAHWLNTCYSLITPEHGISVAGVYELDSANAIAPVKGAGGVSARTDGEAAAMEADYTRAVYRSLIADTFG; from the coding sequence ATGGCTGGGTTATCCCGCAGACGTTTTTTGCAAGGCGTTGCCGGCTTGGGAGCGGGCGTTCTTAGCGGTTGTGGCGGATTGCCGCTCCGTAGCGGTGCCAAAGCTCATGTCGTTGTGGTCGGTGGCGGCTTCGGTGGCGCGACGGCGGCGAAATATCTGCGTTTGCTGGATGCGAATATTCAAGTCACGCTGATCGAACCCAAAGCCAAATATGTCACTTGTCCTGGCAGTAATTGGTTGTTTGCCGGTTTGGCGAACCTCGACCAGTTGACAGTCGATTATCAGTCTTTGCAAGACAGTTATGGAGTCAAGCTGTTAGTTGATCGCGTTAGTAGTTTGGGCGCTGCACAAAGGCTATTGCGCTTGGTCGGGGGACAAAGCGTCACTTATGACAGGTTAATCATGTCGCCTGGCATCGATTTTCGCTGGGATGCGATGGCCGGTTACGATCAGGCTGCCGCAGAGCAATTTCCGCATGCCTGGCAGGCCGGTCCGCAGACCTTACTGCTGGCGCGGCAACTACAAGCGATGCCGGATGGTGGGGTGGTGTTGATGGTCGTGCCGGCCGATCCTTATCGGTGTCCGCCCGGCCCTTACGAGCGGGCCAGTATGATGGCTTATTGGTTGAAACAGCATAAACCGCGTTCGAAAATACTCATTCTCGATGCCAAGCGCAGCTTTTCCAAACAGGCGCTGTTCGAAGCCGGTTGGGCGAAACATTACGGTTACGGCACCGCCAATAGCCTGATCGAGTGGCATAGCTTGGCGGATAATCCTTTGCTCGAACTGGATAAGCAGAATAGGATGCTGACTAGCGAATTCGGCGACAGCTTCCGGGGCGATGTTTTGAATATCATTCCGCCGCAAACCGCCGCACAAATCGCCTTGCAGCAGGGTTTGACCGATAGCACCGCTTGGTGTCCGGTTCGGCCGTTGACCGGGCAATCGTTATTTGACGAGTTTATCCATGTAATCGGCGATTCCGCGCACTACGCGCCCATCCCTAAATCCGCTTTTGCCGCGAATTCCGAAGCCAAAGCGTGTGCGTTGGCGGTGACGAGCTTAATCAATCAGACCCCCATCGCTGAAGCGCATTGGCTCAATACCTGCTATAGCCTGATCACGCCTGAGCACGGCATTTCCGTGGCCGGAGTTTACGAACTGGACTCGGCCAACGCGATTGCGCCGGTGAAAGGAGCTGGCGGCGTCAGTGCGCGAACGGATGGCGAAGCGGCCGCTATGGAAGCGGATTATACGCGTGCCGTTTATCGGAGCTTGATTGCCGATACATTTGGTTAA
- the bamA gene encoding outer membrane protein assembly factor BamA, with protein MKKKPLLQILLLSMLSGKAAHASSFVVEDIQVKGLQRISAGTVYNYLPVNVGETFSEDKQAAAIRALFNTGFFKDISLERDGGTLVVNVVERPSVAKVVIEGNKDIKKEDLTEALKKIGLAEGKVYNKQILDKVEQELRRQYFSHGKYGLKIKTEVSELTRNRVGIHIDISEGRVAKIKQINIVGSKSFANDLLRKEFELSTTNFLSFYSKDDQYSKQKLSADLEKLRSYYLDRGYINFSIESTQVDITADKKEIYITINVKEGDVYTLEKVKLSGELIVPPEELIKLVKVGPGEIFSRKNATETSKSISDRLGDEGYTFANVNMVPEINEQQKTVAMTFFVDPGKRVYVRRINVKGNTKTRDEVIRREARQMESSWAASSKIERTKTRLDRLGYFEEVGVETPPVVGSADQIDVNYTIKEKASGNLQAGVGYSQVQGIIFNANVSQDNIFGTGKRLDFAFNNSSILTRYNLGFSDPYYTLDGVAMGYNLGYTSRNAYAANLAAYNTTITNAGVNFGIPLNEFDRIGFDIDLKRTEIENTNLSSDTILKFLGFQKGDNISAIRSKSFDTLSTSVGWTHDTLDRATFAHSGGQQRLSGLITVPGSDLEYFKVGYKHQHYFPLSNDFTFRLLGEVAHGGSYGGSSGLPFFENYFAGGTGDVRGFMQNTLGVIDTNDINTANTYNRPIGGSTKMIGKAELFFPVPFLSDLKSVRIGSFVDAGTLAPGLSTGDLRKYFRYSVGLSGEWLSPFGALAVSVAQPLNSESTDRTQAFQFTFGSGF; from the coding sequence GTGAAGAAAAAACCGCTATTACAAATACTGTTGTTGAGTATGCTGTCCGGCAAGGCCGCTCATGCAAGCAGCTTTGTAGTTGAGGATATTCAGGTCAAGGGCTTACAAAGAATTTCCGCCGGTACTGTCTACAACTATTTGCCGGTTAATGTCGGCGAAACCTTTTCCGAAGACAAGCAAGCCGCGGCCATCAGAGCCTTATTCAACACCGGATTTTTCAAGGATATATCGCTGGAACGCGATGGCGGCACGCTGGTGGTGAATGTGGTCGAGCGGCCTTCGGTCGCGAAAGTGGTTATCGAAGGCAACAAGGACATCAAAAAAGAAGATTTGACAGAAGCCTTGAAGAAAATCGGCTTGGCGGAAGGCAAGGTTTATAACAAGCAAATCCTGGACAAGGTCGAACAAGAACTGCGCCGGCAATATTTCAGCCACGGTAAATACGGCCTGAAAATTAAAACCGAAGTCTCGGAATTGACGCGTAATCGGGTCGGCATTCATATCGATATTTCCGAGGGCCGGGTTGCCAAAATCAAGCAAATCAATATCGTCGGCAGCAAATCCTTTGCCAACGATCTGTTGCGGAAAGAATTCGAATTAAGCACTACCAACTTCCTGTCTTTTTATTCCAAAGACGACCAATATTCCAAACAAAAGCTGTCCGCGGATTTGGAAAAACTGCGTTCGTATTATCTGGACCGCGGTTATATCAATTTCTCCATCGAATCCACTCAGGTCGATATCACGGCTGATAAAAAGGAAATTTACATCACTATCAACGTCAAGGAAGGCGATGTGTACACCTTGGAAAAGGTCAAACTGTCCGGTGAGTTGATTGTGCCGCCGGAAGAGTTGATCAAATTGGTTAAAGTCGGGCCCGGCGAGATTTTCTCCCGGAAAAACGCCACCGAAACGTCTAAGTCTATTTCTGACCGATTGGGCGACGAAGGCTACACCTTTGCCAACGTGAATATGGTGCCGGAAATTAACGAGCAGCAAAAAACCGTGGCGATGACCTTCTTTGTCGATCCGGGCAAACGTGTGTATGTGCGACGAATTAACGTCAAGGGCAACACCAAGACCCGTGACGAAGTGATTCGCCGGGAAGCTCGGCAGATGGAGTCCAGTTGGGCGGCCAGCAGCAAGATCGAGCGGACCAAGACCCGTTTGGATAGATTGGGTTATTTTGAGGAAGTGGGGGTGGAAACCCCGCCTGTAGTGGGTTCGGCCGATCAGATCGATGTCAATTACACCATCAAGGAAAAAGCCTCCGGTAACTTGCAGGCCGGTGTCGGTTACTCGCAAGTGCAAGGGATTATTTTTAACGCCAACGTGTCGCAAGACAATATCTTCGGTACCGGTAAGCGGCTGGATTTTGCGTTCAACAACAGTAGTATTCTGACGCGTTATAATCTGGGTTTTTCAGATCCTTATTACACGCTGGATGGCGTGGCGATGGGCTACAACCTGGGTTACACTTCTAGAAATGCCTACGCGGCTAACTTGGCGGCTTACAACACAACGATCACGAATGCCGGTGTCAACTTTGGTATTCCGCTGAATGAGTTCGACCGCATTGGTTTCGATATTGATTTAAAGCGCACCGAGATTGAAAATACTAACTTATCGTCGGACACGATTCTAAAATTCTTAGGGTTTCAGAAGGGTGACAACATTTCGGCTATCCGGTCGAAAAGCTTTGATACGCTGTCCACTTCTGTGGGTTGGACTCACGATACTTTAGACAGAGCCACCTTCGCTCATAGCGGTGGTCAGCAAAGGCTGTCCGGATTGATTACCGTACCCGGTAGTGATTTGGAATATTTCAAAGTCGGCTATAAACATCAGCATTATTTTCCCTTGTCCAACGACTTTACCTTCCGCTTGTTGGGTGAGGTAGCGCATGGCGGAAGCTATGGTGGTAGTTCGGGTTTGCCTTTTTTTGAAAACTATTTTGCTGGTGGTACGGGTGACGTACGGGGTTTTATGCAAAATACCCTCGGTGTCATTGACACCAACGACATCAACACCGCCAATACTTACAACCGTCCTATCGGTGGTTCCACAAAAATGATTGGCAAGGCTGAGCTGTTTTTCCCTGTGCCGTTCTTAAGCGATCTGAAATCGGTGCGGATTGGCTCGTTTGTTGACGCTGGTACGCTGGCACCCGGACTTAGTACCGGCGATTTGCGCAAGTATTTCCGGTATTCGGTTGGTTTGTCCGGCGAATGGTTGTCGCCGTTTGGGGCCTTGGCAGTGAGCGTCGCCCAACCACTGAATTCCGAGAGTACCGATAGAACTCAAGCCTTCCAGTTCACCTTCGGCTCGGGATTTTAG
- a CDS encoding OmpH family outer membrane protein: MKNRISLFLMLMIFAGVSHAELKIGFVNVAKVLEKAPQAAKAKTRLETEFSPRDKALVSQQKEIKSLEEKLGRDTAVMGEEERHRIEKDILDKKRDAARAQQEFSEDFNMRRNEELGNLQKRIVEAVRALAKEESFDLLLTDGVIYANDQIDVTSRVQQKLENLSQ; this comes from the coding sequence ATGAAAAATAGAATTTCTTTGTTTCTAATGCTGATGATTTTTGCTGGCGTGAGTCACGCAGAGCTGAAAATCGGTTTTGTCAATGTGGCCAAGGTTTTGGAAAAAGCGCCACAAGCGGCCAAAGCAAAAACTCGCTTGGAAACTGAATTTTCACCAAGAGACAAAGCGCTGGTTTCTCAGCAAAAAGAGATCAAATCGCTGGAAGAAAAGTTGGGCCGCGACACTGCGGTCATGGGCGAAGAAGAGCGTCATAGAATCGAAAAAGACATTCTGGATAAAAAACGCGACGCGGCTCGTGCACAACAAGAGTTCAGCGAAGATTTCAACATGCGTAGAAACGAAGAGTTGGGCAACCTACAAAAACGCATCGTAGAAGCAGTAAGAGCGTTAGCCAAAGAAGAGTCTTTTGATTTGTTGCTGACCGACGGTGTTATTTACGCCAACGATCAAATTGACGTTACCAGTCGCGTTCAGCAAAAACTGGAAAACTTGTCGCAGTAA
- the fabZ gene encoding 3-hydroxyacyl-ACP dehydratase FabZ: MAGTLDILQIQELLPHRYPFLLVDRVLECEPGVRLLAVKNVTFNEPFFQGHFPSQPIMPGVLIMEALAQATALLTSQSNDQLGKGTIYYLAGIDNARFKKQVVPGDQLRLEVTYIKHKRHLWSFDCRAEVDGELAASTQIMCAAVAAEA; the protein is encoded by the coding sequence ATGGCCGGCACACTCGATATTTTACAAATTCAGGAACTCTTGCCACATCGCTATCCTTTCTTGCTGGTAGACAGGGTGCTTGAGTGCGAGCCGGGCGTGCGTTTGCTGGCTGTGAAAAACGTGACATTTAACGAGCCGTTTTTTCAAGGCCACTTTCCAAGTCAGCCCATCATGCCTGGTGTGTTGATCATGGAAGCCCTGGCGCAAGCCACCGCGCTACTGACCTCGCAAAGTAACGACCAATTGGGCAAAGGCACGATTTATTACTTGGCGGGCATCGACAATGCCCGTTTCAAAAAACAAGTCGTTCCCGGCGACCAATTGCGCCTGGAAGTCACTTACATCAAACACAAGCGTCACCTATGGTCGTTCGATTGCCGTGCGGAAGTAGATGGCGAACTGGCCGCCAGTACGCAAATCATGTGTGCGGCTGTGGCCGCAGAGGCTTAA
- the lpxA gene encoding acyl-ACP--UDP-N-acetylglucosamine O-acyltransferase: protein MIDPRAVVHINAELADDVKVGPFSVIGPDVQIDSGTEIGPHVVIKGPTAIGKDNTIYQFTSIGEDPQDKKYADEITRLEIGDRNVIREFCTMHRGTQQDRGLTLIGSDNLFMAYTHVAHDCEIGDHVIMANGASIAGHVHLGDHAILGGFTLVHQFTQIGEYSFSAMGSAITQDIPPYVMVGGRPTRPHGINSVGMERNGVPPEVIRQIRKAYKILYKNNLRLEDAIEEMEDMAGESNELSNMVSFLRNVTRGILR from the coding sequence ATGATAGATCCCAGAGCGGTTGTGCATATCAATGCCGAATTGGCCGACGATGTTAAAGTGGGGCCATTCTCGGTTATTGGCCCGGATGTGCAGATAGATTCAGGTACCGAGATCGGGCCGCATGTGGTGATTAAAGGCCCTACCGCCATTGGTAAAGATAATACGATCTACCAATTCACCTCGATAGGCGAAGACCCGCAAGATAAAAAGTACGCCGATGAAATCACCCGTCTGGAAATCGGCGACCGCAACGTGATACGCGAATTTTGCACGATGCACCGTGGGACGCAGCAAGATCGAGGGTTGACTTTGATCGGCAGCGATAATTTGTTCATGGCTTATACCCACGTGGCGCACGATTGCGAGATCGGCGATCATGTCATCATGGCGAATGGCGCCTCGATCGCTGGTCATGTGCATCTCGGCGATCACGCTATTTTGGGCGGTTTTACGTTGGTGCATCAGTTTACCCAAATCGGCGAATACAGTTTTTCGGCAATGGGTAGTGCGATCACTCAGGATATTCCGCCGTATGTAATGGTGGGTGGCAGACCGACCCGGCCGCACGGCATCAATTCGGTCGGTATGGAACGTAACGGCGTGCCGCCGGAAGTGATTCGGCAGATTCGTAAAGCCTATAAAATCCTCTATAAAAACAATCTGCGTCTGGAAGACGCCATCGAAGAAATGGAAGATATGGCCGGCGAAAGCAACGAACTTTCCAATATGGTCAGCTTTCTACGTAATGTCACGCGCGGTATCCTCCGATAA
- the rnhB gene encoding ribonuclease HII, with the protein MSRAVSSDNTPRIAGIDEVGRGCIVGPVVAAAVILDSAKPIPGLTDSKKLTEKKRKLLAEQIKANALCWAVARAEASEIDDINILQATMVAMQRAVSQLNYRPDWVKVDGNRLPNLDIPGEAIVQGDLLVEEISAASILAKVARDEEMQTLDRLYPGYSFAIHKGYPTQQHLAALAQLGFTPQHRKSFAPVKKYLV; encoded by the coding sequence ATGTCACGCGCGGTATCCTCCGATAACACCCCACGCATAGCCGGTATCGACGAAGTTGGCCGCGGCTGCATAGTCGGCCCGGTGGTTGCCGCTGCCGTGATTCTCGATTCTGCCAAACCGATTCCCGGATTGACCGACTCTAAAAAGCTCACCGAAAAGAAACGCAAGCTGCTGGCCGAACAGATCAAGGCCAACGCTTTGTGCTGGGCCGTTGCCCGCGCCGAAGCCAGTGAAATCGACGATATCAACATTCTGCAAGCTACAATGGTGGCGATGCAAAGAGCTGTGTCGCAATTGAACTATCGCCCGGATTGGGTCAAGGTGGACGGCAATCGTTTGCCAAACTTGGATATACCTGGCGAAGCTATCGTGCAAGGCGATTTATTGGTCGAGGAAATTTCCGCCGCTTCGATATTAGCCAAAGTCGCCCGCGATGAGGAAATGCAGACGCTGGATAGGCTGTATCCCGGCTATTCTTTTGCTATCCACAAAGGCTATCCTACCCAGCAGCATTTAGCGGCATTAGCGCAGCTTGGGTTCACCCCGCAGCATCGAAAATCGTTTGCCCCTGTTAAAAAGTATCTTGTTTAA